Proteins found in one Bacillus sp. BGMRC 2118 genomic segment:
- a CDS encoding superoxide dismutase translates to MAKYQLPELPYAYDALEPHIDKETMNIHHTKHHNTYITNVNNALEGHDELAAKSVEELVANLDAVPENIRTAVRNNGGGHANHSLFWTILSPNGGGEPTGDLAAAINAKFGSLDAFKEQFAAAATTRFGSGWAWLVVNNGELEVTSTPNQDSPLMEGKTPVLGLDVWEHAYYLNYQNRRPDYISSFWNVVNWDEVSKRYAAAK, encoded by the coding sequence ATGGCAAAGTATCAATTACCTGAATTACCATACGCATATGATGCGTTAGAACCACACATTGACAAAGAAACAATGAACATTCACCACACAAAACACCATAACACGTATATTACAAATGTAAATAACGCGTTAGAAGGTCATGATGAGCTAGCTGCTAAGTCAGTTGAAGAACTTGTTGCGAACCTAGATGCAGTACCTGAAAACATCCGTACTGCTGTTAGAAACAATGGTGGTGGACACGCAAACCACAGCTTGTTCTGGACAATTCTTTCTCCAAACGGTGGCGGTGAGCCAACTGGTGACCTAGCTGCTGCAATTAACGCAAAATTCGGTAGCCTTGATGCATTTAAAGAGCAATTCGCTGCAGCTGCAACAACTCGTTTCGGTTCTGGTTGGGCTTGGTTAGTAGTAAACAATGGTGAACTTGAAGTAACAAGCACACCAAACCAAGATTCTCCATTAATGGAAGGTAAGACACCAGTACTTGGTCTAGACGTTTGGGAGCATGCATACTACCTAAATTATCAAAACCGTCGTCCTGACTACATCTCTTCTTTCTGGAATGTAGTAAACTGGGATGAAGTGTCTAAGAGATACGCTGCGGCAAAGTAA
- a CDS encoding ABC transporter permease, translated as MISLIQNEMLKIVRRKKVVIVALIIAVLVSLFTYAQYKEQKRLLEQFGGDDWRTTIQQQIIDIQNRLASSRISDEWRDQLQLRVQQQQYYLDQNINPLEPGAPSFMRLFGENSINMLIPLLVMIIAADLVSSERSAGTIKLLLTRPVKRWKVLLSKYIALLITVSFVIMIFAFLSYIISGVVFGYKGWDAPVIIGFSAESGALNTNAAQMIPQWHYLFMEYSLVWFVAIVIATLMFMLSTLIKNTPTGMGVMLAALISGMILSNMVTSWESAKYLFMINLNLTSYLSGNAPPIEGMTLGFSLLVLTVWAIIGLLISFFTFTRQDIY; from the coding sequence ATGATTAGCCTCATACAAAACGAAATGTTAAAGATTGTGAGACGTAAAAAGGTCGTGATTGTCGCACTGATTATCGCAGTTCTTGTTTCATTATTTACATACGCTCAATATAAGGAACAAAAAAGACTGCTAGAGCAGTTTGGTGGAGACGACTGGAGAACGACCATTCAACAACAAATTATTGATATACAGAACCGTTTAGCGAGTAGTCGAATTTCTGATGAGTGGAGGGATCAATTACAACTGAGAGTTCAGCAACAACAGTATTATTTAGATCAAAATATTAATCCGTTAGAGCCCGGTGCTCCTTCGTTTATGAGGTTATTCGGTGAAAATTCAATTAATATGTTAATTCCGTTGTTAGTTATGATTATAGCGGCAGATTTGGTCTCATCTGAACGAAGTGCTGGTACGATCAAGCTACTCTTAACCAGGCCAGTAAAAAGGTGGAAGGTCTTATTAAGTAAATACATTGCTTTACTTATTACCGTATCCTTTGTCATTATGATTTTTGCCTTTTTATCCTACATCATCTCAGGTGTGGTGTTTGGTTATAAGGGATGGGATGCACCGGTCATCATTGGATTTTCTGCTGAGTCGGGTGCACTGAATACAAATGCAGCTCAAATGATACCACAATGGCATTACTTATTTATGGAGTATAGTCTCGTATGGTTTGTGGCTATTGTGATCGCAACATTAATGTTTATGCTGTCAACGTTAATTAAGAACACCCCAACCGGAATGGGTGTAATGCTAGCGGCATTAATTTCAGGAATGATATTAAGTAATATGGTAACGTCCTGGGAATCAGCAAAGTATTTGTTCATGATTAACTTAAATTTAACCAGTTATCTTTCTGGGAATGCTCCTCCGATTGAAGGAATGACTTTAGGCTTTTCTCTACTGGTTCTTACAGTTTGGGCAATTATAGGTTTACTCATATCATTCTTTACATTTACGAGGCAAGATATTTATTAA
- the pstA gene encoding phosphate ABC transporter permease PstA: MKYVDQALVEKKMNSRLFTNSFAKLLFLLSTLFGIIILAILFYRVVTQGAAWIDFSFLTNKLSTNPDRAGIMGAILGTLWLMVVVAPVTMFLGIGTAIYLEEYARKGKLQAFIQTNISNLAGVPSIVFGILGLTVFVRTLDLGAVILAGGLTMSLLVLPVVVVASQEAIRAVPQFLREASYGMGATKWQTIKNVVLPAALPGILTGLILALSRAIGETAPLVVLGIPALLIPLPDNILDKFTVLPMQIYYWTLDSPLNDDYAYLAAATILVLLVVLFIMNSIAVGIRNKFQKRY; this comes from the coding sequence ATGAAGTATGTAGATCAAGCATTAGTTGAAAAGAAGATGAACTCAAGGTTATTTACGAATTCATTTGCGAAACTTTTATTTCTGTTATCCACTTTATTTGGAATTATTATACTAGCTATATTATTCTATCGAGTAGTCACCCAAGGTGCAGCTTGGATTGACTTTAGTTTTCTAACCAATAAACTTTCAACAAATCCAGATCGAGCGGGAATTATGGGGGCTATTCTCGGGACTCTGTGGCTCATGGTAGTTGTAGCACCAGTGACGATGTTTCTAGGTATCGGTACAGCTATCTACCTTGAGGAATATGCGAGAAAAGGTAAACTGCAAGCATTTATTCAGACAAATATTTCGAACCTGGCGGGTGTCCCATCCATAGTTTTCGGTATTTTAGGATTAACTGTATTCGTAAGAACGTTGGATTTGGGAGCGGTAATTTTAGCTGGTGGCTTAACAATGTCCTTACTCGTCTTGCCGGTCGTCGTAGTGGCGAGCCAGGAAGCAATTCGTGCAGTTCCTCAATTTCTAAGAGAAGCTTCATACGGCATGGGGGCAACGAAATGGCAAACGATTAAAAATGTTGTATTACCAGCAGCATTACCAGGTATTTTAACTGGACTAATTTTAGCTCTATCGCGTGCGATTGGAGAAACAGCACCGCTTGTTGTATTAGGAATTCCGGCATTATTAATTCCATTGCCAGACAACATTTTAGATAAATTTACGGTCCTGCCGATGCAAATATACTATTGGACGTTAGATTCTCCACTTAATGATGATTATGCGTATTTAGCGGCAGCGACAATTTTGGTGTTACTAGTTGTACTGTTTATTATGAATTCAATTGCAGTAGGAATCCGGAACAAATTTCAAAAGAGATATTAA
- the phoU gene encoding phosphate signaling complex protein PhoU gives MVVREKFEIDLNRLREMLLELGKMTEEALRRAMESLVEQDVEKALTIIEEDANIDKLEVELNDFAILLIARQSPVAVDLRRIIVALKIAADIERMADHAVNIAKSTIRIGSEAFIKPLNDLPRMHQLSIEMLRDSLKAYHEENLVLAKKISEIDDEVDECYGQVTRELLSMMPKYPEHIAQITQLAFVARYIERTADHATNIAENIFYQVKGQHYDLNE, from the coding sequence ATGGTGGTCCGCGAAAAATTTGAAATAGATTTGAATCGATTACGTGAAATGCTACTAGAGTTAGGGAAGATGACAGAGGAAGCGTTACGAAGAGCGATGGAGTCATTAGTGGAACAAGATGTTGAAAAAGCTCTAACCATAATAGAAGAAGACGCTAACATTGATAAGCTAGAAGTAGAATTAAATGACTTTGCTATTCTTTTAATTGCAAGACAGTCACCAGTTGCAGTCGATCTTCGCAGGATTATTGTCGCTCTAAAAATTGCGGCTGACATTGAACGAATGGCAGACCATGCTGTAAATATTGCAAAGTCTACAATCCGTATAGGCTCTGAGGCATTCATTAAACCATTAAATGATTTACCTAGAATGCATCAGCTTTCAATAGAAATGTTAAGAGACTCACTAAAAGCCTACCATGAAGAAAATCTAGTACTTGCAAAGAAAATTTCTGAAATTGATGATGAAGTTGATGAATGCTATGGTCAAGTAACAAGAGAATTACTATCCATGATGCCGAAGTATCCTGAGCATATTGCCCAAATTACTCAATTGGCGTTCGTTGCAAGATATATAGAGCGTACAGCAGACCATGCAACGAATATTGCCGAGAATATCTTCTACCAAGTTAAGGGTCAGCATTATGATTTAAATGAATAA
- a CDS encoding DUF4912 domain-containing protein translates to MIQDILKYRDQGLSFREIARELNSTVGKVHYSWTKYVKDHEIGNEDSPQLEFQLPQSLPSPNQDCMCLMVQNSTSLYLYWDISKAKIQFIETNFQKSFSSMTKYIKIYHITSILFNGHNAHREFEIALPEMTNNWFVREVEPNQTYIAELGVKTEEGTFFTIARSNPIDTPRDDVNQAGLFTESVHEWKQGQSSSPAWLENFSTYSYYEKLLRK, encoded by the coding sequence ATGATACAGGATATCTTAAAATACAGAGATCAAGGATTAAGTTTTCGAGAGATTGCTAGAGAGCTTAACTCTACAGTAGGAAAAGTTCATTATAGCTGGACAAAGTACGTTAAGGATCACGAAATAGGAAACGAAGACTCACCACAACTCGAATTTCAATTACCTCAATCCTTACCTTCACCGAACCAAGATTGTATGTGTTTAATGGTTCAAAATTCTACGTCTCTTTATTTATATTGGGACATATCCAAAGCGAAAATTCAATTTATTGAAACAAATTTTCAGAAAAGCTTTTCGTCAATGACGAAATACATAAAAATCTATCATATTACTTCTATCTTATTTAATGGGCATAACGCTCACCGTGAATTTGAGATTGCATTACCTGAAATGACAAATAACTGGTTTGTACGTGAAGTTGAACCGAATCAAACATATATCGCTGAGTTAGGTGTAAAAACAGAGGAAGGTACTTTTTTTACAATAGCAAGGTCAAACCCCATTGATACACCAAGGGATGATGTAAATCAAGCGGGTCTCTTTACGGAAAGCGTTCATGAATGGAAACAGGGACAGTCATCTAGTCCAGCTTGGCTGGAGAACTTTTCGACCTATTCATATTATGAAAAACTGCTTCGAAAATAA
- a CDS encoding PstS family phosphate ABC transporter substrate-binding protein produces the protein MKSLKSLMLLVVMGTLVVIFAACGESGSKEAGAKGLEGSVVIDGSGTVYPLMARLADDYMTNEQEEVSVEVSRAGTSAGFKKFLVEDGTDFNDASRKIKEEEQAIAEELGLDVKEIKVALDGLTFVINKDNDWATELTAEEIKSIFLADGNMKKWSDVRSDFPNEEIKTYGPNENHGTYEFFFENILEEKDLVEGVNLQQDYSTLVDLVSKDKNAIGFFGYGYYENNTDKLTAVKVDFGNGAIEPTLKTIKEDGDYAPFTRPVFTYLNVGMAKEKPQVLDFAKYILKEAGNVAGETGFAPLPEDELKNSLSELEEIK, from the coding sequence ATGAAAAGCTTAAAAAGCCTGATGCTACTGGTAGTAATGGGAACGCTAGTTGTAATTTTTGCAGCATGTGGAGAAAGTGGAAGTAAAGAAGCAGGTGCTAAAGGATTAGAAGGTAGTGTAGTGATTGACGGTTCAGGAACTGTTTATCCATTAATGGCTAGATTAGCTGATGATTATATGACTAATGAGCAAGAAGAGGTTTCAGTTGAAGTAAGTCGTGCAGGAACAAGTGCTGGTTTCAAAAAGTTCCTAGTTGAAGACGGTACGGACTTTAATGATGCTTCACGAAAAATAAAAGAAGAAGAACAAGCTATTGCTGAAGAACTTGGGTTAGACGTTAAAGAAATTAAAGTAGCACTAGATGGCTTGACATTTGTTATCAATAAAGATAATGACTGGGCTACAGAATTAACGGCTGAAGAAATTAAAAGCATTTTCCTAGCTGATGGAAACATGAAGAAATGGTCAGATGTCCGTTCAGACTTCCCAAATGAAGAAATTAAAACGTACGGTCCTAACGAAAATCACGGAACTTATGAATTCTTCTTTGAAAATATTTTGGAAGAAAAAGATTTAGTTGAGGGAGTTAACTTACAACAAGATTACTCTACTTTAGTAGATTTAGTTTCTAAAGATAAAAATGCAATTGGCTTCTTTGGATATGGTTATTATGAAAACAACACGGATAAGTTAACGGCTGTAAAAGTTGACTTCGGTAACGGTGCTATCGAGCCGACACTTAAAACGATTAAAGAGGACGGAGATTATGCTCCATTTACTCGCCCAGTATTCACTTATTTAAATGTAGGCATGGCAAAAGAAAAGCCGCAAGTTCTAGATTTTGCTAAATATATCTTGAAAGAAGCTGGAAATGTAGCTGGAGAAACAGGATTTGCTCCACTTCCAGAAGACGAGTTAAAGAACTCACTGAGCGAATTAGAAGAAATTAAGTAA
- a CDS encoding phosphate ABC transporter ATP-binding protein: MTQENRVSSVNQKSIVYDTKDLNLWYGNDQALKNINLSVYENEVTAIIGPSGCGKSTYIKTMNRMVELVPTVRVSGDILYRGRNILDKSYKVEELRTNVGMVFQKPNPFPKSIYENIVYGPKIHGIRDKKVLDEIVEKSLRGAAIWDDIKDRLHENAYGLSGGQQQRLCIARCLAIEPDVILMDEPTSALDPISTLKIEELMQELKKNYSIIIVTHNMQQAARISDKTAFFLNGEVIEFGETDHIFSNPTDKRTEDYITGRFG; the protein is encoded by the coding sequence ATGACGCAGGAGAATAGAGTGAGTTCAGTAAATCAAAAATCAATCGTGTATGATACAAAAGATTTAAACCTTTGGTACGGAAATGATCAGGCACTTAAGAATATTAATCTCTCCGTATATGAAAATGAAGTGACGGCTATTATCGGTCCATCAGGTTGCGGAAAATCCACTTACATTAAGACGATGAATAGAATGGTCGAATTAGTACCAACGGTTCGTGTGTCAGGAGACATTTTATACCGTGGTCGAAACATTCTGGATAAATCCTATAAAGTAGAAGAACTTAGAACGAATGTAGGGATGGTGTTTCAAAAGCCAAACCCGTTTCCGAAATCCATTTATGAAAATATTGTATATGGTCCAAAAATACATGGAATTCGTGATAAAAAGGTATTGGACGAAATTGTTGAAAAAAGTCTACGTGGAGCAGCGATTTGGGATGACATTAAGGACCGACTTCATGAAAATGCATATGGTTTATCGGGAGGACAACAGCAACGGTTATGTATTGCACGTTGTTTAGCAATTGAGCCAGATGTCATATTAATGGATGAACCAACGTCTGCACTGGACCCAATCTCAACCTTAAAAATAGAAGAACTTATGCAAGAGCTTAAAAAGAACTACAGCATCATTATCGTGACACATAATATGCAGCAAGCAGCTCGTATATCAGATAAAACTGCATTTTTCTTAAATGGAGAAGTCATTGAGTTTGGTGAAACAGATCATATATTCTCAAATCCGACAGATAAAAGAACAGAAGATTATATTACGGGTAGATTTGGTTAA
- the pstC gene encoding phosphate ABC transporter permease subunit PstC, which yields MSNATNVREMIKQNKSKYNINTLMESFMPKFLLGIATISILTTIGIVFTLLFETIEFFKEVSFIEFFTGTVLKPLGENAQFGVLPLLMGTIMSSGIAMIVAIPIGLMTAVYLSEYASEKVRKSLKPILEILAGIPTIVYGFFAFTFVTPILRAVIPGLEPTNIVSPGIVMGIMIIPMIASLSEDAMSSVPNSMREGALALGSTKLEVTWKVVVPAAISGIVASFVLGISRAIGETMIVTIASGSSKNFTFDITQSMQTMTAYIVEVTGGDAPAGSTLYYSLYAVAMTLFVFTFVMNLLAGYISRRFREEY from the coding sequence ATGAGTAATGCCACAAATGTAAGAGAAATGATAAAGCAAAACAAAAGTAAATATAACATCAACACGCTTATGGAAAGTTTTATGCCTAAGTTTTTACTTGGAATTGCAACGATATCTATTTTAACAACGATTGGAATTGTTTTTACACTTTTGTTTGAAACTATTGAATTTTTTAAAGAAGTTTCTTTCATCGAATTTTTTACAGGAACTGTGTTAAAACCTCTCGGAGAGAATGCGCAGTTTGGTGTACTTCCATTATTGATGGGAACAATCATGTCTTCTGGTATTGCGATGATTGTTGCAATTCCGATTGGATTAATGACAGCTGTTTATTTAAGTGAATATGCGTCAGAAAAAGTGAGGAAATCACTTAAGCCTATATTAGAAATACTTGCTGGAATTCCAACAATTGTTTATGGCTTTTTTGCCTTTACATTTGTCACACCAATTCTTCGGGCAGTCATACCTGGATTAGAACCAACTAATATAGTAAGTCCGGGTATTGTTATGGGAATTATGATTATTCCTATGATTGCTTCTTTATCGGAAGATGCAATGAGTTCTGTACCAAATTCAATGAGAGAAGGAGCTTTAGCGCTTGGTTCAACCAAGTTAGAAGTGACATGGAAGGTAGTTGTTCCTGCTGCAATTTCAGGTATTGTTGCTTCGTTTGTATTAGGGATCTCACGTGCAATTGGTGAAACGATGATTGTAACTATTGCTAGTGGAAGCTCTAAAAACTTTACGTTTGATATCACCCAGTCCATGCAAACAATGACAGCCTATATCGTTGAAGTAACCGGTGGAGATGCACCAGCTGGTTCTACCCTTTACTACAGCTTGTATGCAGTTGCCATGACACTATTTGTGTTCACATTTGTCATGAATTTACTGGCAGGCTACATCTCTCGTAGGTTTAGGGAGGAATATTAA
- a CDS encoding endolytic transglycosylase MltG: protein MTKGFMRGLSLGIIITCLLVFIIDNPFSEDNKTIVEKEIPLTDQTIQQTLKERGQTVIATEELNRLKQIEQEQAKANTETVKETEETQPAEDSEQPKEDAPLLYTLEVKSGMASTDISNKLAEVKIINNADDLEKYLQEKDWAKKIQIGTFEVSNKMSIDEIARTITKQ, encoded by the coding sequence ATGACGAAAGGTTTTATGCGTGGACTTTCGCTTGGGATTATCATAACGTGTCTACTTGTCTTTATAATAGATAATCCTTTTAGCGAAGATAACAAAACAATAGTAGAAAAAGAAATACCACTTACAGATCAGACCATTCAACAAACACTTAAAGAAAGAGGGCAAACCGTAATAGCCACAGAGGAATTAAATCGATTAAAACAGATAGAGCAGGAACAAGCTAAAGCGAATACTGAGACTGTAAAGGAAACTGAAGAAACACAGCCTGCCGAAGATTCAGAGCAGCCAAAAGAAGATGCACCACTTCTCTACACGTTAGAAGTGAAATCGGGTATGGCAAGTACTGATATAAGCAATAAATTGGCTGAAGTTAAAATCATTAATAACGCGGATGATTTAGAAAAATACCTTCAGGAAAAAGATTGGGCTAAAAAAATTCAAATTGGAACATTTGAAGTATCAAATAAAATGTCTATTGATGAAATTGCCCGAACAATTACAAAGCAATAG
- a CDS encoding ABC transporter ATP-binding protein — protein MEQTTLSVKGLKKVIGKKEIIKGLDFELKKGEVFGFLGPNGAGKTTTIRMLVGLIKPTSGTIEIGGKNVRTHFSEAMSQLGCIVENPELYSYLTGYENLMHFARMLPDVDQAYIQKIIELVRLDERIHEPVKNYSLGMRQRLGIAQALLGKPKLLILDEPTNGLDPMGIREMRSFIRYLAEEEGLTVLVSSHLLSEIQLMCDRVAIILKGEIIKVDYVSNLLTMQEQLVWKVEPHDKAREIMQGVTSVVDGEENELITAYDPDLASLLNKKLVDHTIRVYEMKRKIPTLEDLFLEFTGGESHD, from the coding sequence GTGGAACAGACAACTCTTTCTGTGAAGGGCTTAAAAAAGGTTATCGGAAAAAAAGAGATTATTAAAGGGTTAGATTTTGAGTTGAAAAAAGGAGAAGTTTTCGGTTTTCTAGGTCCAAATGGTGCTGGAAAGACAACAACAATTCGCATGCTTGTCGGACTCATTAAACCTACGTCAGGCACGATTGAAATTGGCGGTAAGAATGTGAGGACACACTTTTCAGAAGCGATGAGTCAATTAGGTTGTATTGTAGAAAATCCCGAACTCTATTCTTATTTGACTGGTTATGAAAACTTGATGCATTTTGCGAGAATGTTACCAGACGTAGATCAAGCGTATATCCAAAAGATTATTGAATTAGTAAGGCTTGATGAAAGAATTCATGAACCGGTGAAAAACTACTCACTTGGCATGCGCCAAAGACTAGGAATAGCTCAGGCACTATTAGGAAAGCCGAAGTTATTAATTTTAGATGAACCAACAAATGGATTGGATCCAATGGGAATACGGGAAATGAGAAGCTTCATCCGCTACTTAGCAGAGGAAGAGGGCTTAACAGTATTAGTATCTAGCCACCTCTTAAGTGAGATTCAATTAATGTGTGACCGGGTAGCTATCATTTTAAAAGGAGAAATTATTAAAGTAGATTATGTCTCCAATTTATTAACCATGCAGGAGCAATTGGTATGGAAAGTAGAACCTCATGATAAAGCAAGAGAAATCATGCAGGGTGTGACAAGTGTTGTGGATGGTGAAGAGAACGAGCTTATTACTGCGTATGACCCAGATCTGGCATCTTTACTGAATAAAAAGTTAGTTGATCACACTATTCGTGTTTATGAAATGAAACGGAAAATCCCAACTCTTGAAGATTTATTTTTAGAATTTACTGGTGGTGAGTCTCATGATTAG
- a CDS encoding MFS transporter — MQLKKIIGDVEINKNLLLLLSIGALYSLSIALSNTFVNVYLWKQSGQFMDIGLYNLAIVVLQPLTFILAGRWAKKIDRVLVLRLGVIFLAVFFITVLMIGDSASRYLLLLGSILGMGYGFYWLAFNVLTFEITEPETRDFFNGFLGLLSSFSGMVGPILSGVIISNMERFTGYKVIFTISLILFSGAVILSLFLHRRPCDGNFDFVRIIKERKNNFNWKMITSAHFFQGLREGTFIFIISVFVFITTNSELALGKYSLVNSLVSFVAYYIVTRFIKEKHRKKAILIGGLILYAAIFLLVIDLTYTRLIMYAVIIAVAYPLLLVPYMSMTYDVIGQGWNAGEMRIEYIVVRELYLNMGRVVSIVLFLGTIFFFDEKTSIPILLCIVGAGHSLIYLFIRKVEINKQNRDKKAYKSTISQRKLADGEGGSTV; from the coding sequence ATGCAACTAAAAAAAATTATTGGTGATGTAGAAATTAATAAAAATCTACTGTTGTTATTGTCGATCGGTGCACTCTACTCACTAAGTATCGCTTTATCCAATACTTTCGTGAACGTGTACTTATGGAAACAGTCCGGTCAGTTTATGGACATCGGACTTTATAATCTTGCAATTGTGGTTTTACAGCCCTTGACCTTTATTTTAGCTGGCAGGTGGGCAAAGAAAATAGACCGTGTATTAGTATTAAGATTAGGTGTCATTTTTTTAGCTGTCTTTTTTATTACCGTGTTAATGATCGGCGACAGTGCTTCTAGGTATTTACTTTTGCTGGGGTCGATTTTAGGAATGGGATATGGATTTTATTGGTTAGCCTTTAATGTTTTAACCTTTGAAATAACTGAGCCTGAAACAAGAGACTTTTTCAACGGATTTCTAGGACTATTAAGTTCGTTTTCCGGTATGGTAGGTCCCATTCTCTCTGGAGTTATTATTTCCAATATGGAGAGGTTCACGGGTTACAAGGTAATCTTTACAATCTCGTTAATATTGTTTTCAGGAGCGGTTATCTTAAGTTTGTTCCTTCACCGTCGCCCATGTGATGGGAACTTTGACTTTGTCAGAATCATAAAGGAACGGAAGAATAATTTTAACTGGAAAATGATAACGAGTGCTCATTTTTTTCAAGGGTTAAGGGAAGGAACATTTATCTTTATTATTTCAGTATTTGTTTTTATCACAACAAATAGTGAATTAGCATTAGGAAAGTACAGCCTTGTTAATTCACTTGTTTCGTTTGTCGCCTATTATATTGTGACAAGATTTATTAAAGAAAAGCACCGGAAAAAAGCCATCTTAATTGGCGGATTAATTTTGTACGCAGCCATCTTCTTACTCGTGATTGATTTAACGTACACGAGATTAATCATGTATGCCGTTATTATTGCTGTTGCATATCCTTTATTGCTCGTACCTTATATGTCGATGACGTATGACGTAATTGGACAAGGATGGAACGCAGGTGAAATGAGAATTGAGTATATAGTTGTAAGAGAGCTATACTTAAATATGGGGAGAGTTGTTTCAATCGTATTATTTCTTGGTACAATCTTTTTCTTCGATGAAAAGACAAGTATTCCGATTCTTTTATGCATAGTAGGAGCTGGACACTCACTCATATACTTGTTCATCCGTAAAGTGGAAATTAATAAACAAAATCGCGATAAAAAAGCATACAAGTCGACCATATCACAAAGGAAACTGGCAGATGGTGAAGGTGGTTCGACTGTTTGA